The Microbacterium sulfonylureivorans region GGACGCCAACACGCCGCTCGTGCGACTGTTGCGCCAGGCCGGGCGCCTCCTGCGCCTCGCGAGCTACGAGCACTCGTACCCGCACTGCTGGCGCTGCCGGAACCCGCTGATCTACAAGGCCGTCTCGAGCTGGTTCGTGCGGGTCACCGAGTTCAAGGACGACATGCTCGCGAACAACGAGCAGATCACGTGGGTGCCCGAGAACGTCAAGCACGGCCAGTTCGGCAAGTGGCTCGCGGGCGCGCGCGACTGGTCGATCAGCCGCAACCGGTACTGGGGCTCGCCGATCCCGGTGTGGAAGAGCGACGACCCCGAGTATCCGCGCGTCGACGTGTACGGCTCGCTCGAGGATCTCGAGCGGGACTTCGGCCGCCTCCCGCGCAACGCCGCGGGCGAGGTCGACCTGCACCGCCCCTACATCGACGACCTCACGCGGCCGAACCCCGACGACCCGACCGGAAAGAGCACGATGCGCCGCATCGAGGACGTCCTCGACGTGTGGTTCGACTCGGGCTCGATGCCGTTCGCCCAGGTGCACTACCCCTTCGAGAACCTCGACTGGTTCGAGTCGCACTCGCCCGCGGATTTCATCGTCGAGTACATCCCGCAGACGCGCGGGTGGTTCTACGTGATGCACGCCCTGTCGACGGCGCTCTTCGACCGCCCCGCGTTCATCGGCGTGTCCTGCCACGGCACCGTGCTCGGCAGCGACGGGCAGAAGATGTCGAAGTCGCTCGGCAACTACCCGAACGTGTCGGAGGTGTTCGACCGCGACGGCTCCGACGCCATGCGCTGGTTCCTGATGTCGTCGTCGGTGCTCCGCGGCGGCAACCTGGTCGTCACGGAGGAGGGCATCCGCGCCGGCGTGCGCGAGTTCATGCTCCCGCTGTGGAACGCCTGGTACTTCTTCTCGACCTACGCGAACGCCGCCGGCGGTCCCGAGGACAGCGGGTACGAGGCGTCCTGGCGCACCGACTCGACCGACGTCCTCGACCGCTACATCCTCGCTCTCACCGGCGACCTCGTCCGGGGTGTCGCCGAAGACCTCGACGGTCTCGACTCGACGACGGCGGCCGAGCGTCTCCGCGACTTCGCCGAGGCGCTGACGAACTGGTACATCCGCCGCTCGCGCGACCGCTTCTGGGTCGGCGTCTCCGACGACCCGAAGAGCCGCGAGGCGTTCGACACCCTGTACACGGTGCTCGAGACGCTGACCCGCGTCGCGGCGCCGCTCATCCCGCTCGTGTCCGAGCGCGTGTGGCAGGGGCTCACCGGCGGCCGCAGCGTGCACCTGCAGGACTGGCCCGACGATGCCGCATTCCCTGCCGCCGACGACATCCGCGCGGCCATGGACGCCGTCCGTCAGGTGTCGAGCGTCGCCAACGCGCTGCGCAAGAAGGAGGGCAAGCGCGTGCGCCTGCCGCTCGCGCTGCTGACGGTGGTGGTGCCGGATGCCGCGTCCCTCGCGCAGTTCGATGGGATCCTCCGAGACGAGCTCAACGTGAAGGCCGTCGAGTTCGTGGAGCTGAGCGCCGACGTCGCCGAGCGCTACGGCATCAGCAAGCGGCTCACGGTCAACGCCCGTGCGGCGGGGCCCCGTCTGGGCAAGCAGGTGCAGCACGTCATCGGAGGTGCGCGCGCCGGGCTCTGGGAAGAGGTCGACGGCGTCGTGGTGGTCGACGGCGTCGCGCTGCAGGAGGGCGAGTTCGAGCTCACCCTCGAGGCGGGCGGCGTCGCCGAGGGCACGGCGATCGCACTGCTGTCGGACGGCGGCTTCGTGCTGCTCGACACGGCCACGACGCCGGAGCTCGAGGCGGAGGGTCTCGCGCGCGATGTGATCCGCGCGGTGCAGGACACCCGAAAGGGCGCCGGCTTCGACGTCAGCGACCGCATCCGGCTCGGGCTGTCGTTCGCGGATGCCGCAGACGGCGCCGCCGTCGAGTCGGCGTTCGCCGCGGCCGACATCGCGGGCGAGACGCTCGCCGTCGAGCACGAGGTCGCCGTGGCTCGAGCGCTCTCGACCGACGGCGCCGACCACACGGCCGAGTTCGCCGCCGGGACGTACGCCAACCGGGGCGCGTTCACCGTCGCCGTGACGAAGGTGGAGGCATCCGCATGACCGATCGCGACGTGGCCCGGGCCGACGCCGTGTACGCGGCTCTGCTCGAGCGGCAGGGCGAGCGGTGGGTGCAGCCCCGCGTGGAGCGCACCCGGCGCGTGCTCGAGCTCCTCGACGATCCGCAGAAGACCTATCGCGTCGTGCACGTGACGGGGACCAACGGCAAGACCTCGACGAGCCGCATCATCGAGAGCCTCGTGCGCGCCCACGGGCTGCGCACGGGTCTGTTCACCAGCCCGCACCTCGAGCGCTTCACGGAGCGGATCATGGTCGACGGCGAACCGATCGCCGATGGCGCCGTCGCCGATGCGTGGGACGAGATCGAGCCCTTCGTCGGGCTTGTCGACGCCGAGCTCGCCGCAGCAGGCGACGCCCCGCTCACGTTCTTCGAGCTGCTCACGGTGCTCGCGTTCGTCGCGTTCGCCGACGCGCCCATCGACGTCCTCGTGCTCGAGGTCGGCATGGGCGGGTCGTGGGACTCCACGAACACGGCAGACGGCGACGTCGCGGTGTTCACGCCCATCGACATCGACCACGCCGATCGCCTGGGAAGCACGATCGCCGAGATCGCCGCCGTGAAGTCCGGGATCATCAAGGACGGCGCCGCCGTGGTGTCGGCGAGACAGGATGCCGCGGCCGAGGCGGTGCTGCGAGACGCGGCCGCCGCCCGCGGCGCGACGATCGCTTTCGAGGGCCAGGACTTCGGCCTCGCCGAGCAGCGTCTGGCGGTCGGCGGGCAGCAGATCTCGGTCCGCGGTCTCGCCGCCGCCTACGACGAGGAGTACCTCCCGCTGTACGGCGGGCACCAGGGCTTCAACGCGGCCCTGGCGATCGCCGCCGTCGAGTCGCTCATCGGCGGGGCGTCGCAGGCGATCGCCGGCGACATCCTCACGGAGGGGCTGGCCCGGGCCACTGCTCCGGGGCGCCTGCAGCTCGTGGGCATCGCGCCGACCGTCCTGGTCGACGCCGCGCACAACCCCCACGGCGCACGTGCTCTCGTGACGGCGCTGAAGGAGTCGTTCGCCTTCGACGAATGGGGCGTCGTGCTCGGCGTGTTCTCCGACAAGGACGCCGAGGGGATCGTCGCCGCGCTCGCGCCGGTCGCCGCGCACGTGTTCGCCACGACCCCGGTCTCCGATCGTGCGCGCGACGCCAACGGCCTCGCAGACCTTGCGGAGGCGGCGGGACTCACCGTGACCGTCCACGACGACCTCGCCCAGGCCGCGGAGGCGGCTCGGGCGTGGGGCGCGGAATCCGACCGGCGCGCCGTCGTGATCGCGGGCTCCGTGGTGCTCGCCGGCCAGGCGCTCGCTCTGGCGGAGGCCGAGGACTGGAAGAGCGGGTACGACGCATGACCGAGGCGGAGGCACCCGAGCGGCGCGCTCCACGCCGGCGCGGAGCGGCAGAGTCCCTCGCGTCCATCGTGCTCGCGTTCGAGTCGATCATCGCGTTCCTCGGCGGACTCGTGATCTATGGCCTGAAGGCGCTCCCCGAGCCCATCGAGCCCTGGTGGGGAGTCGTCGCCGGCTCCGTGGTCGCCGTACTGATGATCCTCACCGGCCGGTTCGTCCGTTACCCGTGGGGCATCGCCTTCGGCTGGGCCCTGCAGGTGGTCGTCGCGCTGGGCGCGATCTTCGTGCCTGCACTCCTCATCGTCGCTCTCATTTTCGGCGGCATGTACGGATATGCGACGATCAAGGGAGCCCAGCTCGATCGGCGCAATGCCCAGCTCGCGGCGAACCCCCCTGAACAAGCCGGTACGGCGAACGGAGACTGACATGGCCACCGAAGAGACGCTCATCCTCGTCAAGCCCGACGGCGTGGCCCGCGGCCTGACGGGCGCGATCCTCGCCCGCGTCGAGGCGAAGGGCTACTCGCTCGTCGACATCCGCCTGGTCGAGCCCGACCGCGGCACGCTCGAGAAGCACTACGCCGAGCACGAGGGCAAGCCGTTCTACGAGCCGCTCCTCGAGTTCATGATGTCCGGTCCGTCGGTGGCGATCCGCCTCGCCGGCAACCGCGTGATCGAGGGCTTCCGCTCGCTCGCCGGCACGACCGACCCCACCACTGCGGCGCCGGGCACGATCCGCGGCGACTTCGGGCGCGATTGG contains the following coding sequences:
- the ileS gene encoding isoleucine--tRNA ligase, yielding MTYPKSSFGPAADSVVPSPRFPEIERDTLAFWRADDTFHASIEQREGAEEWVFYDGPPFANGLPHYGHLLTGYAKDLFPRFQTMRGKKVDRVFGWDTHGLPAELEAMKQLGITEKTQIEEMGLAAFNAKARESVLAYTEEWQDYVTRQARWVDFERGYKTLDTSYMESVLWAFKTLHDKGLAYEGYRVLPYCWRDETPLSSHELRMDDDVYKMRQDPSVTVTFPLVGLKAEALGLTGVRALAWTTTPWTLPTNLALAVGPGITYVVVPGGPNGAADVHHAPDGQADDPVEATAHRYLLAEELLAGYAKDLGYESAEAAREAVVQTVLGSELEDVAYDRLFDYYADAETWGTGTSWRILVDDYVTTGDGTGIVHQAPAYGEDDQRVTEAAGIPLIMSLDDGGRFLPQVTDVAGELWMDANTPLVRLLRQAGRLLRLASYEHSYPHCWRCRNPLIYKAVSSWFVRVTEFKDDMLANNEQITWVPENVKHGQFGKWLAGARDWSISRNRYWGSPIPVWKSDDPEYPRVDVYGSLEDLERDFGRLPRNAAGEVDLHRPYIDDLTRPNPDDPTGKSTMRRIEDVLDVWFDSGSMPFAQVHYPFENLDWFESHSPADFIVEYIPQTRGWFYVMHALSTALFDRPAFIGVSCHGTVLGSDGQKMSKSLGNYPNVSEVFDRDGSDAMRWFLMSSSVLRGGNLVVTEEGIRAGVREFMLPLWNAWYFFSTYANAAGGPEDSGYEASWRTDSTDVLDRYILALTGDLVRGVAEDLDGLDSTTAAERLRDFAEALTNWYIRRSRDRFWVGVSDDPKSREAFDTLYTVLETLTRVAAPLIPLVSERVWQGLTGGRSVHLQDWPDDAAFPAADDIRAAMDAVRQVSSVANALRKKEGKRVRLPLALLTVVVPDAASLAQFDGILRDELNVKAVEFVELSADVAERYGISKRLTVNARAAGPRLGKQVQHVIGGARAGLWEEVDGVVVVDGVALQEGEFELTLEAGGVAEGTAIALLSDGGFVLLDTATTPELEAEGLARDVIRAVQDTRKGAGFDVSDRIRLGLSFADAADGAAVESAFAAADIAGETLAVEHEVAVARALSTDGADHTAEFAAGTYANRGAFTVAVTKVEASA
- a CDS encoding bifunctional folylpolyglutamate synthase/dihydrofolate synthase — encoded protein: MTDRDVARADAVYAALLERQGERWVQPRVERTRRVLELLDDPQKTYRVVHVTGTNGKTSTSRIIESLVRAHGLRTGLFTSPHLERFTERIMVDGEPIADGAVADAWDEIEPFVGLVDAELAAAGDAPLTFFELLTVLAFVAFADAPIDVLVLEVGMGGSWDSTNTADGDVAVFTPIDIDHADRLGSTIAEIAAVKSGIIKDGAAVVSARQDAAAEAVLRDAAAARGATIAFEGQDFGLAEQRLAVGGQQISVRGLAAAYDEEYLPLYGGHQGFNAALAIAAVESLIGGASQAIAGDILTEGLARATAPGRLQLVGIAPTVLVDAAHNPHGARALVTALKESFAFDEWGVVLGVFSDKDAEGIVAALAPVAAHVFATTPVSDRARDANGLADLAEAAGLTVTVHDDLAQAAEAARAWGAESDRRAVVIAGSVVLAGQALALAEAEDWKSGYDA
- a CDS encoding DUF4233 domain-containing protein codes for the protein MTEAEAPERRAPRRRGAAESLASIVLAFESIIAFLGGLVIYGLKALPEPIEPWWGVVAGSVVAVLMILTGRFVRYPWGIAFGWALQVVVALGAIFVPALLIVALIFGGMYGYATIKGAQLDRRNAQLAANPPEQAGTANGD
- the ndk gene encoding nucleoside-diphosphate kinase — encoded protein: MATEETLILVKPDGVARGLTGAILARVEAKGYSLVDIRLVEPDRGTLEKHYAEHEGKPFYEPLLEFMMSGPSVAIRLAGNRVIEGFRSLAGTTDPTTAAPGTIRGDFGRDWGLKVQQNLVHGSDSPESAARELGIWFG